The sequence below is a genomic window from Nitrospirota bacterium.
GAGGGATTCACCCTCCTGACAAGAAGGAACTTTCCAAAGACAAGATCATTTCCCCCGCCAAACCGCCGAAACGAGTCGTGATCCCCCTGGTGCAGCACATCGGAGCCCCCTGTAAAGTGGCGGTGAGCGTCGGCCAGGAGGTGAAGAAAGGCGAGGTCATCGGCAGCCCGGAAGGATTTGTTTCCGCTCCTGTCCACGCATCGGTGTCGGGAAAGGTCGTTGCTGTTGGCGAGTTTCCCCTTGCTAGCGGAAGAATGGTCACGTCGGTGGTCATCGAGAACGACGGCAAAGAAGAGTGGATCGCATTAAAGGACAATCCCGATTATCTGAGCCTCTCTCCCGAAGCGTTGAAGGCCAAGGTAAAGGACGCCGGCATCGTGGGCATGGGCGGCGCCGCCTTCCCTACGCATGTGAAGCTCTCTCCTCCCAAGGAGAAGCCGGTGGATGTGGTGGTCCTGAACGGCGCCGAGTGCGAGCCCTATCTCACCGCCGACTACCGGCTGATGGTCGAACGGCCGAAGGAGGTCGTCGAGGGACTGAGGACCCTTATGAAGATCGTCGGGGTGAGCAGAGGGGTTATCGGCATCGAGAACAACAAACCCGATGCCATCAGGGCGATGGAACAGGCCGTTGCAGGAGATCCCGCTCTTAGGGTATGCGCTCTCGAGGTGAAGTATCCGCAGGGCGCTGAAAAGATGCTCATTAAGGCCGCCGTCGACCGCGAGGTGCCGGCGAGAGGACTCCCCATGGATGCCGGGGTGGTGGTGCAGAATATCGGCACCGCGGTCGCCGTGTACGAAGCGGCGCGCTACGGCAAACCGCTCATCGAGCGCGTGGTGACCGTCACCGGCGAAGGGATCAGGGAGCCGAAGAACCTCATGGTCAAGATCGGCACGATCACCACCGACCTCATCGAAGAGTGCGGCGGGTTCAAGACCGAGGCTGCCAAGGTCATCTCCGGGGGGCCGATGATGGGGTTCGCCATGTACTCCCTCGAGGTGCCGGTGACCAAGGGGACCTCGGGCGTTCTCGTCCTGCCCGAAGAGGGGGTGATGCACGCCGAAGACTTCGGCCCCTGCATCCGCTGCGGCAGGTGCATCGAGATATGTCCCATGAACCTCATGCCCTCCATGCTGAGCGTGCTCGCGGAGAGGGGGTTCTACGAGGAGGCGAAGGAGTACAATCTCTTCGACTGCTTCGAGTGCGGCTCCTGCACCTTTGTCTGCCCCTCGAAGAGGCCGATCGTGCAGCTCGTCCGGCTCGCGAAGTCGCAGGTCAAACCGTAAGGAGCCACTCATGGAAATGACAACAAAGAAAGACCATCAATTCATCGTCTCGGTCAGCCCGCATGTGAAGAGCGAGGAGACCACGAGCCGCATCATGTGGAGCGTGAGCGCGTCGCTCCTCCCTGCAACGGTGATGGGCATCTACTTCTTCGGCCCCCGCGCGGCGGTTACGGTTGCGCTCTGCATCATCGCGGCCGCGCTGTCCGAATATATCTACCAGAAGGCGCTCAACCAGAAGATCACGGTCGGCGACGGCAGCGCTGTGCTGACAGGGCTCCTGCTCGGCATGAACCTGCCGGCGTCGGTGCCGTTCTACATCCCGATCATCGGCTCCTTTGTGGCGATCGTCATTACCAAGCAGCTCTTCGGCGGGCTCGGCTTCAACGTCTTCAATCCCGCGCTCATCGGCCGCGCGTTCCTGCTCATTTCCTTCCCGAAGCTGATGACGATCTGGATCAAGCCGGATGCGGCCTTCGTAAAGATGGATGCGGTGACGACCGCGACCCCCCTGGGTATATTGAAGGAAGAGGGCGTGGCGAAGCTGATGGAGGCCTTCGGCGACAAGATCAACCTTTATGCGGAGCTCTTCGTGGGGCACCGCGCAGGTTCGATCGGCGAGACCTCGTCGATCGCGCTGCTCATCGGCGCCGCCTTCCTTCTCTACCGCGGCTACATCTCGTGGCATATCCCGGTCTCGTTCCTCGGCACCGCGGCGGTGATCGCCTGGGTCTTCGGCGCCAAGGGCGCGCTCTTCGCCGGCGACCCGATCGTGCACCTCCTGAGCGGCGGCATGCTCCTCGGCGCGTTCTTCATGGCCACCGATTACGTCACCTGTCCTTCGGTCAAGAAGGGACAAATCCTCTTCGGCATCGGCTGCGGCTTCCTGACAATGCTCATCCGTTTGAAGGGAGGCTATCCCGAGGGCGTCATGTTCGCGATCCTCATCATGAACTGCTTCGCCCCTCTCATCGACCGCGGTTTCAAGACGAAGGTCTTCGGGGCGGTCAAACCGGCCAAGGCAAAGGAGGCGACGAAATGACCGGCAAAGATATCCTGAAGGTAACCCTCAATCTCGTCATCATCTACCTTTTCGGCGGACTCATCCTGGCAGGGGTCTACGCCAAGACCTCGCCGATCATGTTCAGAAACGAGGTCATCAAGAAGGAGAAGGCGCTGAAAGCGCTTGCGCCGGAAGCTGACGCTGTCGAGAAGCTGGGCGACTGGACTCCCCACGGCAAGAAGGCCGAGTACTTCGCTGCGAAGAAGGACGGCGCCGTCATCGGCTACGTTATCCAGTCCTTCGGCAAGGGCTATTCGGGGTACATCAACACGTTCACTGCTGTGGACAAAGAGTTCAGGGTGCAGAAGATCGATATACTCGGCCACACCGAGACCCCGGGATTGGGAGATGAGATAGAGCTCGATTACTTCAAGGACCGGCTCAAGGGAAAAGACGTGGACCATTTGAAGGTGGTGAAGACCGAGACTGCGGAGTACGTCGAAGCCATCTCGGGGGCGACGATCTCGACTAGGGCGGTCACCGAGGATGCCGTGAAAAACGGCGTCAGCTTTCTTATAAAGACGGTAAGAGAGGGAGGAGCGGCAGATGGCGCAGGAAAGCACAACTAATTACGTAGAGCTTATCACCAACGGACTGGTAAAAGAGAATACCATATTCAAGCTTGCCCTCAGTCTCTGCCCTTCGATCGCGGTGACGAACAGCCTGAAGAACGGCGTTCTCATGGGCGTCGCGGTGCTCTTCGTGCAGGTGATGGTGAACATCACCATCTCGGCGCTGAAGGGGGTTATCCACCCCAAGGTCAGGCTGCCCATATTCATGCTCGTCATCTCGGGATGGGTGACGGTGACCGATATGTCGATGGCCGCCTTCGTGCCCGATGTCTACCGGCAGATGGGGCTGTACATCCAGCTCATCGTCGCCTTTGCCTCCATCCTCGCCCGCGCGGAGATGTTCGCGAGCAAGAACCGTATCGCTCCCTCGATGGCCGACGGCATCGGGATGGGGCTCGGCTTCCTCTTCGCCCTTACCGTCATCAGCTTCTTCAGGGAGCTGATCGGGAAAGGCGCGCTCTGGGGCGTTCCGATCGTGAACGCAAAGCCGCTGCTGATCGCCATTCTCCCCGCAGGGGGCTTTTTTGCGGTGGGGCTCCTGATGGCCCTCTTCAACTGGCTCGATGCACGGTACAAAGAGAAGAGCGCACGCGCTGCGAGCGCCCCTGCCGCAAGCGCGCCTGCCGCTCACTAAAGGAGGAGAACGATGGACGGCGAATTCACCAAACTGTTTCAGCTGGTCGTTTCGGCCTCGCTGATAAACAATTTCGTCTTTACCCGGTTCCTCGGTCTCTGCATCTTCTTCGGCGTCTCGAAGAAGATGGAGACGGCGGTGGGCATGAGCATTACCTTTACGGCGGTCATGATGATCAGCGCAGCGCTGAGCTGGGTCGTCTACAACTACATGATGGTCCCGCTCGATATCACGTTCCTGAAGATCATCGTCTTCATCGGCATCATCGCCGGCCTCGTTCAGGCGTCGGATACGATCATGAGAAAGATCGCCCCGGGGCTCTATTATAAGCTCGGCATCTATCTTGCCCTTATCTCGACGAACTGCATCATCCTGGCGGTTCCGCTGGTCAATGCAGGCGAGCACTACAACTTTATCCAGAGCCTCGCC
It includes:
- the rsxC gene encoding electron transport complex subunit RsxC, coding for MSLATFKGGIHPPDKKELSKDKIISPAKPPKRVVIPLVQHIGAPCKVAVSVGQEVKKGEVIGSPEGFVSAPVHASVSGKVVAVGEFPLASGRMVTSVVIENDGKEEWIALKDNPDYLSLSPEALKAKVKDAGIVGMGGAAFPTHVKLSPPKEKPVDVVVLNGAECEPYLTADYRLMVERPKEVVEGLRTLMKIVGVSRGVIGIENNKPDAIRAMEQAVAGDPALRVCALEVKYPQGAEKMLIKAAVDREVPARGLPMDAGVVVQNIGTAVAVYEAARYGKPLIERVVTVTGEGIREPKNLMVKIGTITTDLIEECGGFKTEAAKVISGGPMMGFAMYSLEVPVTKGTSGVLVLPEEGVMHAEDFGPCIRCGRCIEICPMNLMPSMLSVLAERGFYEEAKEYNLFDCFECGSCTFVCPSKRPIVQLVRLAKSQVKP
- a CDS encoding RnfABCDGE type electron transport complex subunit D, producing MEMTTKKDHQFIVSVSPHVKSEETTSRIMWSVSASLLPATVMGIYFFGPRAAVTVALCIIAAALSEYIYQKALNQKITVGDGSAVLTGLLLGMNLPASVPFYIPIIGSFVAIVITKQLFGGLGFNVFNPALIGRAFLLISFPKLMTIWIKPDAAFVKMDAVTTATPLGILKEEGVAKLMEAFGDKINLYAELFVGHRAGSIGETSSIALLIGAAFLLYRGYISWHIPVSFLGTAAVIAWVFGAKGALFAGDPIVHLLSGGMLLGAFFMATDYVTCPSVKKGQILFGIGCGFLTMLIRLKGGYPEGVMFAILIMNCFAPLIDRGFKTKVFGAVKPAKAKEATK
- a CDS encoding FMN-binding protein, giving the protein MTGKDILKVTLNLVIIYLFGGLILAGVYAKTSPIMFRNEVIKKEKALKALAPEADAVEKLGDWTPHGKKAEYFAAKKDGAVIGYVIQSFGKGYSGYINTFTAVDKEFRVQKIDILGHTETPGLGDEIELDYFKDRLKGKDVDHLKVVKTETAEYVEAISGATISTRAVTEDAVKNGVSFLIKTVREGGAADGAGKHN
- the rsxE gene encoding electron transport complex subunit RsxE, whose amino-acid sequence is MAQESTTNYVELITNGLVKENTIFKLALSLCPSIAVTNSLKNGVLMGVAVLFVQVMVNITISALKGVIHPKVRLPIFMLVISGWVTVTDMSMAAFVPDVYRQMGLYIQLIVAFASILARAEMFASKNRIAPSMADGIGMGLGFLFALTVISFFRELIGKGALWGVPIVNAKPLLIAILPAGGFFAVGLLMALFNWLDARYKEKSARAASAPAASAPAAH
- a CDS encoding Rnf-Nqr domain containing protein: MDGEFTKLFQLVVSASLINNFVFTRFLGLCIFFGVSKKMETAVGMSITFTAVMMISAALSWVVYNYMMVPLDITFLKIIVFIGIIAGLVQASDTIMRKIAPGLYYKLGIYLALISTNCIILAVPLVNAGEHYNFIQSLAFGLGSGIGFALALIIMASIREKLELADVPKPFRGLPMAFVVTGLIALAFTGFSGLITL